A genomic region of Azoarcus sp. KH32C contains the following coding sequences:
- a CDS encoding AzlC family ABC transporter permease: MNESFKRGAREGFKLMLPMSVGLVPWAIVTGVAMRSIGLSAVESMGMNLIVYAGTAQLGTLPLIAAGAPLWLIFVTALVLNLRFIIFSAAIAPAFHGQGWARRIASSYLLVDGIFILCSERLFRSDDPHWRWGFYVVPAIWCWLVWQTGALVGVLGAGAIPKDWSLEFMTTIALMVMLAPMAKERTMLVAAAAGGLGAVALRGLPLKLGVIAGIAVGIAAGFAAEHWSGKRGRS, translated from the coding sequence ATGAACGAATCCTTCAAGCGGGGCGCCCGCGAGGGCTTCAAGCTGATGCTGCCGATGTCGGTCGGCCTCGTGCCGTGGGCGATCGTCACCGGCGTGGCGATGCGCTCGATCGGCCTGTCGGCCGTCGAGTCGATGGGTATGAACCTGATCGTCTATGCCGGTACGGCCCAGCTCGGCACGCTGCCGCTGATCGCCGCTGGCGCGCCCTTGTGGCTGATCTTCGTGACGGCGCTGGTGCTGAATCTGCGTTTCATCATCTTCAGCGCGGCGATTGCGCCGGCTTTTCACGGGCAGGGATGGGCGCGGCGCATCGCGTCGAGCTACCTGCTCGTCGACGGCATCTTCATCCTCTGCTCCGAAAGGCTCTTCCGTTCCGACGATCCGCACTGGCGCTGGGGTTTCTACGTCGTGCCGGCGATTTGGTGCTGGCTCGTGTGGCAGACCGGCGCGTTGGTGGGCGTACTGGGAGCAGGGGCGATTCCGAAGGACTGGTCGCTCGAATTCATGACGACCATCGCGCTGATGGTGATGCTCGCGCCGATGGCGAAGGAGCGCACGATGCTGGTCGCGGCCGCCGCCGGGGGGCTCGGGGCCGTCGCCTTGCGCGGGCTGCCGCTCAAGCTTGGGGTGATCGCGGGCATCGCGGTCGGCATCGCGGCCGGCTTTGCCGCCGAGCACTGGAGCGGCAAGCGGGGGCGGTCATGA